Proteins co-encoded in one Pseudomonas beijingensis genomic window:
- a CDS encoding type III PLP-dependent enzyme, translated as MSIQVEDYFARETFQKMKAFADKQETPFVVIDTAMISQAYDDLRAGFEFAKVYYAVKANPAVEIIDLLKEKGSNFDIASIYELDKVMSRGVGPEQISYGNTIKKSRDIRYFYEKGVRLYATDSEADLRNIAKAAPGSKVYVRILTEGSTTADWPLSRKFGCQTDMAMDLLILARDLGLVPYGISFHVGSQQRDISVWDAAIAKVKVIFERLKEEDGIVLQLINMGGGFPANYITRTNSLETYAEEIIRFLKEDFGDDLPEIILEPGRSLIANAGILVSEVVLVARKSRTAVERWVYTDVGKFSGLIETMDEAIKFPIWTEKKGEMEEVVIAGPTCDSADIMYENYKYGLPLNLAIGDRLYWLSTGAYTTSYSAVEFNGFPPLKSFYV; from the coding sequence ATGTCGATCCAGGTCGAAGATTATTTCGCGCGCGAAACCTTCCAGAAAATGAAAGCGTTCGCCGACAAGCAGGAAACCCCGTTCGTGGTGATCGACACCGCGATGATCTCCCAGGCCTATGACGACCTGCGCGCCGGTTTCGAATTCGCCAAGGTCTACTACGCCGTCAAGGCCAACCCGGCGGTGGAAATCATCGACCTGCTCAAGGAAAAAGGCTCGAACTTCGACATCGCCTCGATCTATGAGCTGGACAAGGTCATGAGCCGTGGCGTGGGCCCGGAGCAGATCAGCTACGGCAACACCATCAAGAAATCCCGTGACATCCGCTACTTCTACGAGAAGGGCGTGCGCCTGTATGCCACCGACTCCGAAGCCGACCTGCGCAACATCGCCAAGGCCGCGCCGGGCTCGAAAGTCTATGTGCGGATCCTCACCGAAGGCTCGACCACCGCTGACTGGCCGTTGTCGCGCAAGTTCGGCTGCCAGACCGACATGGCCATGGACCTGCTGATCCTGGCTCGCGACCTGGGCCTGGTGCCGTACGGCATTTCGTTCCACGTCGGCTCGCAACAGCGCGACATCAGCGTCTGGGACGCCGCCATCGCCAAGGTCAAGGTGATCTTCGAACGCCTGAAAGAAGAGGATGGCATCGTTCTGCAGTTGATCAACATGGGCGGTGGCTTCCCGGCCAACTACATCACCCGCACCAACAGCCTGGAGACCTACGCCGAGGAAATCATCCGTTTCCTCAAGGAAGACTTCGGTGACGACCTGCCGGAAATCATCCTGGAGCCGGGCCGTTCGTTGATCGCCAACGCCGGTATCCTGGTCAGCGAAGTGGTGTTGGTGGCGCGTAAGTCCCGTACCGCTGTCGAGCGTTGGGTGTACACGGATGTGGGCAAGTTTTCCGGCCTGATCGAAACCATGGACGAAGCCATCAAGTTTCCGATCTGGACCGAGAAGAAAGGTGAGATGGAAGAAGTGGTCATCGCCGGGCCGACCTGCGACAGCGCTGACATCATGTATGAGAACTACAAGTACGGCTTGCCGTTGAACCTGGCTATTGGGGATCGGCTGTACTGGTTGTCGACTGGGGCTTATACCACTAGCTATAGCGCGGTGGAGTTCAATGGCTTTCCGCCGCTGAAATCGTTTTACGTGTGA
- a CDS encoding osmoprotectant ABC transporter ATP-binding protein OsmV — translation MIELQNLSKTFKSNGKDVKAVDSVNLTVNEGEICVFLGPSGCGKSTTLKMINRLIPPTSGKVLINGEDTTGLDEVTLRRNIGYVIQQIGLFPNMTIEENITVVPRLLGWDKQKCHDRARELMSMIKLEPKQYLHRYPRELSGGQQQRIGVIRALAADAPLLLMDEPFGAVDPINREMIQNEFFEMQRALNKTVIMVSHDIDEAIKLGDKIAIFRAGKLVQCDHPDTLLAHPADEFVSNFVGQDSTLKRLLLVKAEDAADNAPSVSPETPVSEALELMDEHDRRYVVVTCAENKALGYVRRRDLHRQTGTCDQYLREFNATAAYDEHLRILLSRMYEFNRSWLPVLDAERVFLGEVTQESIAEYLSSGKSRGGKTSIVSPAETALA, via the coding sequence ATGATCGAACTTCAAAACCTCAGCAAAACCTTCAAGAGCAACGGCAAAGACGTCAAGGCCGTGGACTCGGTGAACCTGACCGTCAACGAAGGCGAGATCTGCGTGTTCCTCGGGCCGTCGGGCTGTGGCAAAAGCACCACGCTGAAGATGATCAACCGGCTGATCCCACCCACCTCGGGCAAGGTGTTGATCAACGGCGAAGACACCACCGGCCTGGACGAAGTGACCCTGCGCCGTAACATCGGCTACGTGATCCAGCAGATCGGCCTGTTCCCGAACATGACCATCGAGGAAAACATCACCGTCGTCCCGCGCCTGCTCGGCTGGGACAAGCAGAAATGCCACGACCGCGCCCGCGAATTGATGAGCATGATCAAGCTCGAACCCAAGCAGTACCTGCATCGCTACCCCCGTGAACTGTCCGGCGGCCAGCAGCAGCGGATCGGCGTGATCCGGGCCTTGGCGGCCGATGCACCGCTGTTGCTGATGGACGAACCTTTCGGCGCGGTCGACCCGATCAACCGCGAGATGATCCAGAACGAGTTCTTCGAAATGCAGCGGGCGCTGAACAAGACCGTGATCATGGTCAGCCACGACATCGACGAGGCCATCAAGCTGGGGGACAAGATCGCGATCTTCCGCGCCGGCAAGCTGGTCCAGTGCGATCACCCGGACACGTTGCTGGCGCATCCGGCCGACGAGTTCGTCAGCAACTTCGTCGGCCAGGACAGCACGCTCAAGCGCCTGTTGCTGGTCAAGGCCGAAGACGCCGCCGACAACGCCCCGTCGGTCAGCCCCGAAACGCCGGTGAGTGAGGCGCTGGAGTTGATGGACGAGCATGACCGGCGCTACGTGGTGGTCACCTGTGCCGAGAACAAGGCCCTGGGCTATGTACGCCGTCGCGACCTGCATCGCCAGACCGGCACGTGCGACCAATACCTGCGCGAATTCAACGCCACTGCCGCCTACGACGAACACCTGCGGATCCTGCTGTCGCGCATGTACGAGTTCAACCGTTCGTGGCTGCCGGTGCTGGATGCCGAACGGGTGTTCCTCGGTGAGGTGACCCAGGAGTCGATTGCCGAGTACCTGAGTTCCGGTAAGTCCCGTGGGGGCAAGACCAGCATTGTCTCGCCGGCCGAGACAGCGTTGGCCTGA
- a CDS encoding ABC transporter permease translates to MDFLDAFSHLDWPLVLHLTWQHITLVGIAVTLAIIVGVPLGIFMTRFPALAGPLQASATVLLTIPSIALFGLLLPFYSKFGQGLGPMPAITAVFLYSLLPIMRNTYLALTGVEPGIREAARGIGMTFVQRLRMVELPIAVPVILAGVRTAVVMNIGVMTIAATIGAGGLGVLILASISRSDMSMLIVGAVLVSLLAIFADLLLQWLQRSLTPKGLLK, encoded by the coding sequence ATGGATTTTCTTGACGCCTTTTCCCATCTGGACTGGCCGCTGGTGCTGCACCTGACCTGGCAGCACATCACCCTGGTGGGCATCGCCGTGACCCTGGCGATTATCGTCGGTGTGCCGCTGGGCATTTTCATGACCCGCTTCCCGGCGCTCGCCGGCCCCTTGCAGGCCAGCGCCACGGTGCTGCTGACAATTCCGTCGATTGCCCTGTTCGGCCTGCTGCTGCCGTTCTATTCCAAGTTCGGCCAGGGCCTGGGGCCAATGCCAGCGATCACCGCAGTGTTTCTCTATTCGCTGTTGCCGATCATGCGTAACACCTACCTGGCCCTGACCGGCGTAGAACCGGGCATCCGTGAAGCCGCCCGCGGCATCGGCATGACCTTCGTCCAGCGCCTGCGCATGGTCGAACTGCCCATCGCCGTGCCGGTGATCCTGGCCGGCGTACGCACCGCCGTGGTCATGAACATCGGCGTCATGACCATCGCCGCCACCATCGGCGCCGGTGGCCTGGGCGTGCTCATCCTCGCTTCCATCAGCCGCAGCGACATGTCGATGCTGATCGTCGGCGCCGTGCTGGTCAGTCTCCTGGCCATCTTCGCCGACCTGCTTCTGCAATGGCTGCAACGCTCGCTGACTCCTAAAGGACTTCTCAAATGA
- a CDS encoding glycine betaine ABC transporter substrate-binding protein, whose translation MKKLSLILGCVLLFAGFAQAAEKPLIRLGARVFTEQTLLAEITAQYLRDKGYDAQITGGLGSTLARSAHETGQLDMLWEYTGVSLVSYNHVTEKLDSAQSYARVKELDAKKGLVWLAPSKFSNTFALALPEKVAQKYPQINTISQLNTVLQAEADDNHLVALDTEFANRSDGLAGMVEQYGMNLTRKNIRQMDAGLVYTALRNSQVFAGLVYTTDGRLNAFKLKLLEDDKHYFPDYTAAPVVRQVFLDAHPQLAAQLKPLTELFDDATMRQLNARVDVDHESPSAVAADFLRQHSLLSTQ comes from the coding sequence ATGAAGAAGTTGAGCTTGATATTGGGCTGTGTCCTGCTGTTCGCAGGGTTCGCCCAAGCGGCTGAAAAACCGCTGATCCGCCTCGGCGCCCGAGTGTTCACCGAACAGACGCTGCTGGCGGAAATCACCGCGCAATACCTGCGCGATAAAGGTTATGACGCGCAAATCACCGGCGGCCTGGGCAGCACCCTGGCCCGCAGTGCCCATGAGACCGGGCAATTGGACATGCTGTGGGAATACACCGGCGTGTCGCTGGTGTCCTACAACCATGTCACGGAAAAACTCGACAGCGCCCAGTCCTACGCCCGGGTGAAAGAACTCGACGCCAAAAAAGGCCTGGTCTGGCTCGCACCGTCGAAATTCAGCAACACCTTCGCCCTGGCCCTGCCGGAAAAGGTTGCGCAGAAATATCCGCAAATCAACACCATCAGCCAATTGAACACGGTGTTGCAAGCCGAAGCCGATGACAATCATCTGGTGGCCCTGGACACCGAGTTCGCCAACCGTTCCGACGGCCTGGCGGGCATGGTCGAGCAGTACGGCATGAACCTCACCCGCAAGAATATCCGGCAGATGGACGCAGGCCTGGTCTACACCGCCCTGCGCAACAGTCAGGTGTTCGCCGGCCTGGTCTACACCACCGACGGCCGGCTCAACGCCTTCAAACTGAAGTTGCTGGAAGACGACAAGCATTACTTCCCCGATTACACCGCCGCGCCGGTAGTACGCCAGGTGTTCCTCGACGCGCACCCACAACTGGCTGCGCAGCTCAAGCCCCTGACCGAACTGTTCGACGACGCAACCATGCGCCAGCTCAACGCCCGCGTGGACGTCGATCATGAAAGCCCCTCCGCCGTTGCCGCCGATTTCCTGCGCCAACATTCGCTGCTCTCAACCCAATGA
- a CDS encoding ABC transporter permease: MAIRYGKGLIGGAVVVALLALLVHWIGIDTIQHYRDDLLFYLQAHLMLVLASMLAALIVGIPAGIALSRPGLVGRAERFMQVFNIGNTVPPLAVLAIALGILGIGSGPAIFALFLASLLPIVRNTYEGLKNVQGSLKEAAVGIGMTPRQVLWKVELPNAVPIIVGGVRVALAINVGTAPLAFLIGANSLGSLIFPGIALNNQPQLLLGAACTALLALLLDGLVTLASRLWLERGLRPS, from the coding sequence GTGGCTATCCGCTATGGCAAAGGGCTTATCGGGGGTGCGGTCGTCGTCGCGCTCCTGGCCCTGTTGGTCCACTGGATCGGCATCGATACGATCCAACATTACCGCGACGATCTGTTGTTTTACCTGCAAGCGCACCTGATGCTTGTACTGGCCTCCATGCTGGCGGCCCTGATTGTCGGCATCCCCGCCGGCATCGCCCTCAGCCGCCCTGGCCTGGTCGGGCGCGCCGAACGCTTCATGCAAGTGTTCAACATCGGCAATACCGTGCCGCCCCTGGCCGTGCTGGCCATCGCCCTGGGTATCCTGGGCATCGGCAGCGGGCCGGCCATCTTCGCCCTGTTCCTCGCCTCGCTGCTGCCCATCGTGCGCAACACCTATGAAGGCCTGAAGAATGTACAGGGCTCCCTCAAGGAAGCCGCCGTCGGCATCGGCATGACCCCGCGCCAGGTGCTGTGGAAAGTCGAATTGCCCAACGCCGTGCCGATCATCGTCGGCGGCGTGCGCGTAGCCCTGGCGATCAACGTCGGCACCGCGCCCCTGGCGTTCCTGATTGGCGCCAACAGCCTCGGCAGCCTGATCTTCCCCGGCATCGCCTTGAACAACCAGCCGCAGCTGCTGCTCGGCGCGGCCTGCACCGCCCTCTTGGCACTGCTGCTCGACGGCCTGGTGACACTGGCCAGCCGTCTCTGGCTGGAACGCGGTCTGCGACCGTCATAA
- a CDS encoding peptide chain release factor 3 produces MTKQAAEVAKRRTFAIISHPDAGKTTITEKLLLMGKAIAVAGTVKSRKSDRHATSDWMEMEKQRGISITTSVMQFPYRDHMINLLDTPGHEDFSEDTYRTLTAVDSALMVLDGGKGVEPRTIALMDVCRLRDTPIVSFINKLDRDIRDPIELLDEIEAVLKIKAAPITWPIGCYRDFKGVYHLADDYIIVYTAGHGHERTEVKIIEKLDSDEARAHLGDEYDRFVEQLELVQGACHEFNQQEFLDGQLTPVFFGTALGNFGVDHVLDAVVDWAPRPLPRVANERTVEPVEEKFAGFVFKIQANMDPKHRDRIAFMRICSGKYEKGMKMRHVRTGKDVRIGDALTFFSSEREQLEEAFAGDIIGLHNHGTIQIGDTFTEGEALGFTGIPHFAPELFRRVRLKDPLKSKQLRQGLQQLAEEGATQVFFPERSNDIILGAVGVLQFDVVASRLKEEYKVECSYEPITVYSARWVECGDKKKLEEFSNKAVENLALDGGGHLTYLAPTRVNLALMEERWPDVKFRATREHH; encoded by the coding sequence ATGACCAAACAGGCCGCCGAAGTCGCGAAACGCCGCACTTTCGCCATTATTTCCCACCCCGATGCCGGTAAGACCACCATCACCGAAAAGCTCTTGCTGATGGGCAAGGCGATTGCGGTCGCTGGCACGGTGAAATCTCGCAAGTCCGACCGCCATGCCACCTCCGACTGGATGGAAATGGAAAAACAACGGGGTATTTCCATTACCACGTCGGTCATGCAATTCCCGTATCGCGATCACATGATCAACCTGCTCGACACCCCGGGCCACGAAGACTTCTCCGAAGACACCTACCGCACCCTGACCGCGGTGGACTCGGCCTTGATGGTCCTCGACGGCGGTAAAGGCGTCGAGCCACGGACCATCGCGCTGATGGATGTCTGCCGTCTGCGGGACACGCCGATCGTCAGCTTCATCAACAAACTCGACCGCGACATCCGTGACCCGATCGAACTGCTCGACGAGATCGAAGCGGTCCTGAAGATCAAGGCGGCGCCGATCACCTGGCCGATCGGTTGCTACCGCGACTTCAAGGGCGTGTACCACCTGGCCGACGACTACATCATCGTCTACACCGCCGGTCACGGGCACGAGCGCACCGAAGTCAAGATCATCGAGAAGCTCGACTCCGACGAGGCCCGCGCGCATCTGGGCGACGAGTACGATCGTTTTGTCGAGCAACTGGAACTGGTACAGGGCGCCTGCCACGAGTTCAACCAACAGGAATTCCTCGACGGCCAACTGACCCCGGTGTTCTTCGGGACCGCCTTGGGCAACTTCGGTGTCGACCATGTGCTCGACGCCGTGGTCGATTGGGCCCCGCGCCCACTGCCACGTGTCGCCAACGAGCGCACCGTGGAACCGGTGGAAGAGAAGTTCGCAGGCTTCGTGTTCAAGATCCAGGCGAACATGGACCCCAAGCACCGCGACCGCATCGCCTTCATGCGCATCTGCTCCGGCAAATACGAAAAAGGCATGAAGATGCGCCACGTGCGCACCGGCAAGGACGTGCGCATCGGCGACGCCTTGACCTTCTTCTCCTCGGAACGCGAACAACTGGAAGAAGCCTTCGCCGGTGACATCATCGGCCTGCACAACCACGGCACCATCCAGATCGGCGACACCTTCACCGAAGGCGAAGCCTTGGGCTTCACTGGTATCCCGCACTTCGCCCCGGAACTGTTCCGCCGCGTCCGCCTGAAGGACCCGCTCAAGTCCAAGCAACTGCGCCAGGGCCTCCAGCAACTGGCCGAAGAGGGCGCCACCCAGGTGTTCTTCCCGGAGCGCAGCAACGACATCATCCTCGGTGCCGTCGGTGTGCTGCAGTTCGACGTCGTCGCCAGCCGTTTGAAAGAGGAATACAAGGTTGAGTGCTCTTATGAGCCGATCACCGTGTATTCCGCCCGTTGGGTCGAATGCGGCGACAAGAAAAAGCTCGAGGAATTTTCCAACAAGGCCGTGGAAAACCTCGCGCTGGATGGCGGCGGTCACCTGACCTACCTGGCGCCCACCCGGGTCAACCTGGCGCTGATGGAAGAGCGCTGGCCGGATGTGAAATTCCGCGCGACGCGTGAGCATCACTAA
- a CDS encoding peptide ABC transporter ATP-binding protein: MAVVLTARDLTRHYEVSRGMFKGHATVRALNGVSFELEAGKTLAVVGESGCGKSTLARALTLIEEPSAGSLKIAGQEVAGANKAERKQLRKDVQMVFQSPYASLNPRQKIGDQLAEPLLINTNLSATERREKVQAMMKQVGLRPEHYQRYPHMFSGGQRQRIALARAMMLQPKVLVADEPTSALDVSIQAQVLNLFMDLQQEFNTAYVFISHNLAVVQHVADDVMVMYLGRPVEMGPNENIYSRPLHPYTQALLSATPTIHPDPNKPKIKIVGELPNPLNPPSGCAFHKRCPYATERCKTEEPALRLLDNRQVACHYAEQFLEGAA; this comes from the coding sequence ATGGCCGTCGTACTTACCGCCCGTGACCTGACCCGTCATTACGAAGTGTCCCGTGGCATGTTCAAGGGCCATGCGACCGTGCGCGCCCTCAACGGTGTGTCGTTCGAACTCGAAGCCGGCAAGACCCTGGCCGTGGTCGGTGAATCCGGTTGCGGCAAATCCACCCTCGCCCGGGCCCTGACGCTGATCGAAGAACCGTCCGCCGGCTCCTTGAAAATCGCCGGCCAGGAAGTGGCCGGCGCCAACAAGGCCGAACGCAAGCAATTGCGCAAGGACGTGCAGATGGTGTTCCAGAGCCCCTATGCGTCCCTTAATCCGCGGCAGAAAATCGGTGATCAACTGGCCGAGCCGTTGCTGATCAACACCAACCTGTCGGCCACCGAGCGGCGGGAAAAAGTCCAGGCGATGATGAAGCAGGTGGGCTTGCGTCCCGAGCATTACCAGCGCTACCCGCACATGTTCTCTGGCGGCCAGCGCCAACGCATCGCCCTGGCCCGCGCCATGATGCTGCAACCCAAGGTGCTGGTGGCGGACGAACCGACGTCGGCGCTGGATGTGTCGATCCAGGCTCAGGTGCTGAACCTGTTCATGGACTTGCAGCAGGAATTCAACACCGCCTACGTGTTCATCTCCCACAACCTGGCGGTGGTGCAGCATGTGGCCGACGACGTGATGGTGATGTACCTCGGCCGCCCGGTGGAAATGGGCCCCAACGAGAACATCTACAGCCGCCCGCTGCACCCCTACACCCAGGCGCTGCTGTCGGCCACCCCGACCATCCACCCGGACCCGAACAAGCCGAAGATCAAAATCGTCGGCGAACTGCCCAACCCGCTCAACCCGCCGTCCGGCTGCGCCTTCCACAAGCGCTGCCCGTACGCCACCGAGCGCTGCAAAACCGAAGAACCGGCATTGCGCTTGCTCGATAACCGGCAGGTGGCGTGTCACTACGCGGAGCAATTCCTCGAAGGCGCGGCGTAA
- a CDS encoding ABC transporter ATP-binding protein, whose translation MSLLEIKNLNVRFGDATAVPVVDGLDLSVEKGEVLAIVGESGSGKSVTMMALMGLIEHPGIVTADALNFDGKNMLKLSNRQRRQIVGKDLAMVFQDPMTALNPSYTVGFQIEEVLRLHLKMSGKAARKRAIELLEKVEIPGAASRMDAYPHQLSGGMSQRVAIAMAIAGEPKLLIADEPTTALDVTIQAQIMDLLLALQKEQNMGLVLITHDLAVVAETAQRVCVMYAGQAVEVGQVPQLFDIPAHPYSEALLAAIPEHSMGAERLATLPGIVPGRYDRPQGCLLSPRCPYVQDNCRQQRPALDPKSNSLARCFYPLNQEVA comes from the coding sequence ATGTCACTGCTAGAAATCAAGAATCTCAATGTCCGCTTCGGCGACGCCACCGCCGTGCCGGTGGTCGACGGCCTGGACCTGAGCGTGGAAAAAGGCGAAGTCCTGGCGATCGTCGGCGAATCGGGGTCGGGTAAATCCGTGACCATGATGGCGCTGATGGGCCTGATCGAGCATCCCGGCATCGTCACCGCCGATGCGCTGAACTTCGACGGCAAGAACATGCTCAAGCTGAGCAACCGCCAGCGCCGGCAGATCGTCGGCAAGGACCTGGCGATGGTGTTCCAGGATCCGATGACCGCGCTCAACCCCAGCTACACCGTGGGCTTCCAGATCGAAGAAGTGCTGCGCCTGCACCTGAAGATGTCCGGCAAGGCCGCCCGAAAGCGCGCCATCGAGCTGCTGGAAAAAGTCGAGATCCCCGGCGCCGCCAGCCGCATGGACGCCTACCCGCATCAACTGTCCGGCGGCATGAGCCAGCGCGTGGCGATTGCCATGGCGATTGCCGGCGAGCCAAAGCTGCTGATCGCCGACGAACCGACCACCGCCCTCGACGTGACCATCCAGGCGCAGATCATGGACCTGCTGCTGGCCCTGCAAAAAGAGCAAAACATGGGCCTGGTGCTGATCACCCACGATTTGGCCGTGGTGGCTGAAACCGCCCAGCGCGTGTGCGTGATGTACGCCGGCCAAGCCGTGGAAGTGGGTCAGGTGCCGCAGCTGTTCGACATTCCGGCCCACCCCTACAGCGAAGCGCTGCTGGCGGCGATTCCAGAACACAGCATGGGCGCCGAACGCCTGGCGACCTTGCCCGGCATCGTCCCCGGTCGCTATGACCGTCCGCAAGGCTGCCTGCTGTCGCCGCGCTGCCCGTACGTGCAGGACAACTGCCGTCAACAACGCCCGGCCCTCGATCCGAAATCCAACAGCCTCGCCCGCTGCTTCTACCCGTTGAACCAGGAGGTGGCGTGA
- a CDS encoding ABC transporter permease subunit — protein MSTPTTAVAVDQSLLYPSPYKEFWQAFSRNKGAVAGLLFMILIVFCAIFAPWVAPHDPSEQYRDFLLTPPAWLEGGQIQFLLGTDELGRDLLSRLIQGSRLSLLIGLSSVVMSLIPGILLGLFAGFFPRLLGPTIMRLMDIMLALPSLLLAVAIVAILGPGLINTVIAIAIVSLPSYVRLTRAAVMGELNRDYVTAARLAGAGLPRLMFITVLPNCMAPLIVQATLSFSSAILDAAALGFLGLGVQPPTPEWGTMLASARDYIERAWWVVSLPGLTILLSVLAINLMGDGLRDALDPKLKNAA, from the coding sequence ATGAGTACTCCAACTACCGCGGTAGCAGTCGATCAAAGCCTGCTGTACCCGTCCCCGTACAAAGAATTCTGGCAGGCGTTTTCCCGCAACAAGGGCGCCGTGGCCGGGCTGCTGTTCATGATCCTGATCGTGTTCTGCGCGATCTTCGCGCCGTGGGTCGCGCCCCATGACCCGAGCGAGCAATACCGCGACTTCCTGCTGACGCCGCCGGCCTGGCTTGAAGGCGGGCAGATCCAGTTCCTGCTGGGCACCGACGAACTGGGCCGCGACTTGCTGTCGCGCCTGATCCAGGGTTCGCGGCTGTCGCTGCTGATCGGTCTGTCGTCGGTGGTGATGTCGCTGATCCCTGGCATCCTGCTGGGGCTGTTCGCCGGCTTCTTCCCGCGCTTGCTCGGCCCAACCATCATGCGTTTGATGGACATCATGCTCGCCCTGCCTTCGCTGCTGCTGGCCGTGGCGATCGTCGCCATCCTCGGCCCAGGCCTGATCAACACCGTGATCGCCATCGCCATCGTGTCGCTGCCGTCCTACGTGCGCCTGACCCGCGCCGCCGTGATGGGCGAACTGAACCGCGACTACGTGACTGCCGCGCGCCTGGCCGGTGCCGGCCTGCCGCGCCTGATGTTCATCACCGTGCTGCCCAACTGCATGGCACCGCTGATCGTCCAGGCGACCCTGAGCTTTTCCTCGGCCATCCTCGACGCCGCCGCCCTGGGCTTCCTCGGCCTTGGCGTGCAGCCGCCCACCCCAGAGTGGGGCACCATGCTGGCCTCGGCCCGCGACTACATCGAACGCGCCTGGTGGGTCGTGAGCCTGCCTGGCTTGACCATTTTGCTCAGCGTGCTGGCAATCAACCTGATGGGCGACGGGCTGCGCGATGCGCTGGACCCGAAACTCAAGAATGCCGCCTGA
- a CDS encoding ABC transporter permease subunit yields MFSFIARRLGLLIPTFFGITLLTFALIRMIPGDPVEVMMGERRVDPEMHAQAMERLGLNKPLYAQYLDYIGKLAHGDLGESLRTRESVWTEFSSLFPATLELSMAALLFAGILGLLAGVIAALKRGSLFDHGVMGISLAGYSMPIFWWGLILIMFFSVSLGWTPVSGRIDLLYDIEPKTGFMLIDTLLADEPGAFLDALHHLILPAIVLGTIPLAVIARMTRSSMLEVLREDYIRTARAKGLSPSRVVFVHGLRNALIPVLTVVGLQVGTLLAGAVLTETIFSWPGIGKWLIEAIGARDYPVVQNGILLIACLVILVNFVVDILYGFANPRIRHQR; encoded by the coding sequence ATGTTTAGTTTTATTGCCCGCCGACTGGGATTACTGATCCCCACGTTCTTCGGCATCACCTTGCTGACCTTCGCGTTGATTCGCATGATCCCCGGCGACCCCGTGGAAGTGATGATGGGCGAACGTCGGGTCGATCCCGAAATGCATGCACAGGCAATGGAACGCCTTGGCCTCAATAAACCGCTGTATGCCCAGTACCTGGACTACATCGGCAAACTGGCCCACGGCGATCTCGGCGAATCGCTGCGTACCCGTGAAAGCGTATGGACCGAGTTCAGCTCCCTGTTTCCCGCGACCCTGGAACTGTCCATGGCCGCCCTGTTGTTCGCCGGTATCCTGGGCCTGCTGGCCGGGGTGATCGCGGCACTCAAGCGAGGATCCCTGTTCGACCATGGGGTGATGGGCATCTCCCTGGCGGGGTATTCGATGCCGATCTTCTGGTGGGGCCTGATCCTGATCATGTTCTTCTCGGTGTCCCTGGGCTGGACGCCGGTGTCGGGGCGGATCGACCTGCTCTACGACATCGAACCAAAAACCGGCTTCATGCTGATCGACACGCTGCTGGCCGACGAGCCGGGCGCGTTCCTCGATGCGCTGCATCACCTGATCCTGCCGGCCATCGTGCTGGGCACCATTCCGCTGGCGGTCATCGCCCGCATGACCCGCTCCTCGATGCTCGAAGTGCTGCGTGAAGACTACATCCGTACCGCCCGCGCCAAGGGCCTGTCGCCGTCGCGCGTGGTGTTCGTGCATGGCCTGCGCAACGCACTGATCCCGGTACTGACCGTGGTCGGCCTGCAAGTCGGCACGCTGCTGGCCGGTGCTGTCCTGACCGAAACGATCTTCTCCTGGCCGGGCATCGGCAAGTGGCTGATCGAAGCCATCGGCGCCCGGGACTACCCTGTGGTGCAGAACGGCATCCTGTTAATCGCCTGCCTGGTGATTCTGGTCAACTTCGTCGTGGACATCCTCTACGGCTTTGCCAACCCACGCATCCGTCACCAGCGCTGA